The segment CAAATTCTAGGAGATGTAGCAATCCCCCCTCCTTCCTAATTGGTATCCTTGACTTAAACTATCTTCAACTGTAAgtctacttttttcttttttccttcagTTAATGTTGGCTCGTGATTTTTTATCTGAATCCACACTGGGTTTGACCCTAccgaaaaaatattgatattagCTTATTTATGGTACTCGTCTGAGCCCAACATTATAATAGTGCCAAAACTTAAACGACCTATAAATCACAGTTCATCTTTGTCTAAAAGTGTATAGCGATTCTTAGATGGCGCCAACTTCTTAAACGTACTTTCTGGAGGTGTTGTCTTTTCCTTGGCAGGTTTTCTTGAACTAGATGTCTCTGGCACCTTACCATCAATTAAAGGCTGCTCAGAACTTGAAGGATCAGGTCCATAGTGAAATTCCCTGTGAAGTTTCCCAGAGTAAAGGTCTTGTAAGAAGGCTTTTAGTTTTCCCTTAACAAAAATGTCCTTGTAATCAGGGAATAGGTACATGTGGCGAAAGCTATCAATCGCAATCAGAGGGAGATCCTTTTTGCTTTTGCCCAAATGCTGTAAGGGGTGGGCGAAAGTGTTGCCATCTGCCGTcaagaaatttacattttctaaaaaagaagaagagactGAATGTAGGTTGAATTATATAAATCTAAACACTGttatttcttttcaataatGAAGAAAACAGAATATTGGTCTAAACACTGCTATTAACTTTTAATAATAGGTTTCCGGGAAGTTGCTCAAGATTATTTGTTTGATGCACATTTTTCGACGTAGTCTAAAGTGAAGTAACGTGAAAGACATACACATGCACTACTTTCTACTCTGAAGTCTAAGCCTTTCTTAAGACTACTTTAATGCATCCCATAGGAATACTTCAAACATATATAGGCAATGCACACAAAGACGGCAAAATTTTCTACCCAGGAATAGGGAGGAGGGGGAATCGCCTCCCTCACTACATTTTCAGTAATCGGCTCGGAAAAATGTATGTGACTTGGCCTCTCTTGCCCTGTTGAATTTCTAAGCGAGATTCTAAAACTTCTTAGAATGGAGGAGCTTCTCTCCGGAGCAGCAGTACTTACAGGCATCGTCGCAAGGACAGCACAGTGAAGAGACATATTAGGAGACAAACTAATATGTCAGGTTCTAGAAATCTCTTGAGAAATGTGGATCCCATAGATTGGACTTTTTCCTTCGTTTGTGTCATGGATTTTTCTACAAAAGACCTGGGCCATAAATAATCTGTTCAGAAAGTATCGGCATGGATAAAAACTCTCTTTCGCTCAAGCTCTTTTGAGAAACGGCATTTGGTGGATAAGTCGGTCTGATTAACAACACAAATTCTGGAACAGATGCATGCTAGCTAAATGCTTAGCTAGAATTTGGCCTCATTACAAGCCTCAACAAGATATAAATTCTCCACAGGAAGAATTTTCCGCAGAGGAGGAAATTTCCGCAAGGAGAACTTTTGAGAGGTGGAAGGGGGGATTTTCCTTCAATTATCCTTTCTTTTGATATCATGGTAATGCGCAACGGATAAGCTATTACCTAAACAAAGTCCCAATATTATAGGGAAATTATTGCGATACACATTTGAGAAAAGAGCCTTCTATGGTTGGCAAAGTGGCGGAGCCTCCAAGGAAATGTAatataacatttaaaacataGAGATGGCTCTTAAAACATAGCTTATCTCCCATACCTGGCGGCATGGGAGATAAGCAGACAAAATCTGTATCATGTCTATTATAAGTTAATCTGTCGATTTTCTATTAACTTTATGGTTTTTGAATGACCAGGAGAGAGTAAGTGCTTTTTTTTGCCTGATGGCAAGCAGCTTCAACCCATTCAAGATTTTGAATCAAGATCAAGGTCCCAAATTTCATACGTGGTTTGATAGGTTTCTGGGGGGATAAGGAAGAGATATGGGTATGGAGACTTAATATTGTTAATATAAATGAGCCCCCAAACTGATTCGGGGCTAAGGCCATAAAAGTCCTTCGTGTctacactaaaaaaaagcacagCTAGCCATTGGGTATTAGTACCCCATCGGGCATCGCATTTCGACATAGGGCTTATCTATCCCTTTTTCCCCTAATGTAGAAGTACCTTCCTGGATGGTGACAAGGTGTCAACCTTTGTTTTCCACCATTCTCAGAGCCCTAACTTCAGGCCATCTTAGATAGACATCGCTTGTTCCTCAAAACAGAGGAAAGATCAACCATCACTTGCCGGCCATCAGGGGATGCAGTAATGGATCCTCAAACCAATAGGCTTCAAATCAAATTGCTCCTCAAGGGGATTTTATTGCACAACAGATGTCCAGCCCGCCTCCCTCCCTGGGCATGAGTTTGGCAGCACTTACTGGCTTCAGTCCATCCAATCTTGGCAGCGTATTCTACAGAATAGCCTCCCTCATGATGAGACATGGACAAGATGGGCGGTAACTGATCGTGACTGAAATTGGGAGTAGTAGGACCCTACTGCTCGCAAGGGTGCCACAACAAGGTTGCCATCACTACCCCAAGTAGGCTTATAGTATTGTGAAAGGGGTAAAGGTACACAAAATTTTTTCTCCAGTCctgacaaatttttttcttttggatgcCTTTCATCCGTCAGGCTTTGTGGAGATTTTTAAGCTCATCGTAtgctaattttattagtttaacggtcattaattaatttaatttaatcaagCTAATTTAGGCTTAAATATAAGCTAATTTGATTAGTTAAAtccaattaaattaatttaagctAAACATAAGCGGACTTAATTATTTTAAGGGTAATTAATTAGTCGATTTTAACCAAGTAATTTAAGCTAAACGTAAGCTAATCATATCAGAggtaattaattataaaactaaCATAAGTTTGTCGTAAACAGTACTACAATAgtaattaattagtttaatttggttaaataaatttAAGCTAAACATGAGCTTATTCAATCACTTTAAGGTTAATTAACTAGTTgactttaattaaattaatttaaactaaACACAAGCtgattttttagtaatttaaaggtaattatttaattcatcaCACTAATTTAAGCTCATCCTAAGCATTAGTTTAAGGataattgattatttttatttaatcaaattaatttaagCTAAATGTAAGCTAGTTTACCTCGTTTAAGGgtaattaaattgaattaactTAAGGTAAATGTAGCtaatttaatcattttaagAGTAATTAATTAGTTGACTTTAATTAAACGATTGTACGCTAAACGTAAGcaaatttaattagtttaaagGTAATCTattagtttaattaaaataattataagctaaacataagctaatttaattaatttaagctAATCGTAAACTAATTTTATAAAGCTAATTTTGTTCACTAAAAACTGACTAAAAAACTTTCCATTTATGTCAAGACTTACGCTTATCTTCAAGTAATTCATTTTGGATAACTTCATAGTATTTTTTCACGCTCTCATTGTCATCTGGATCATGAAAAAGGATTAGGAACGGAAGTCCTTCTTCAGTGAGTTCTTCAGCATTTTCAAAAGTGATCTCTCTAACCATAGGGACACACCTCTCTTTTGCCCATGTGGTCAACTCATCTAGACTTTCCACGTTCCCTGCAAAAGAAAAGCTGAACCAATTGGctgcaataattcaaaacacgttatcataggcagcgcattAGCGTTGCCTAAGTAAATTGTGGGAAAaatgcattatttatttatttattaatttttttttagactagggcacttcgtattgaaggagttgccgtaaaaattcaaaaacggctcattcgattggaaattgaaaggactagtgtcCTTGTTAATAGTCGAAAGCGATTACCCCCCtctcacgcccaccatttccctaaacacattcaatcataatgttgagatagcctttttgttcaacgtagttgaaagatccggaaGTTATGTCTCtgaagatgacaaccccccacagccctgagggcaagggttataagttatgccctttttaaacacctcgtattttcccgaaatgcatctggcagaaattttgagatagccatttgttgtcgtaaaaacttccaAAAGAGCTCAATCGATTGAAAAtagaaagggctagtgccctatttaatagtaaaaatgatAGGAGGGCTCCTAACTCTCGCCCGTgctcaccatttccccaaacacatccaatcaaaattttgagatatttattttgttcaacgtaattgaaagatccggaaattatgtctttaagaatgacaatcctctcacagccctcagggcaagggttataaattATGCTCTGAGGGTACATAAGGTATACATACAAAAGGTGAGCGTAAAAACTCCggaatgggctcatttgattggaaatcagatgctttagtgacctttttaagattcagagtgatcaaagggtggataccccccacacaccttgtattttcccaaaatacatctaatagaaatttcgagatggccatttgttgtcgtagaagcttcgaaaacagctcattcaattggaaattgaaaaagccagtgcactttttaataatcaaaagttattggagggcaactaacccgcCTCCCATTCCCACCCTTTCTCCAAACAcacccaataaaaattttatgataagactaattgaaaggtccggaaattatgtctttgaggatgacaaaccccTACCAACAGCCCTGAGGGAAAGGTAAGTTAggccctaggggcatataaagtataaagtataaatataaggtatatatctttgataacccccataccttctcaagaccagaacataagttgcactttactgaaaaaaaaaaaaaaaaaaaaaaaaaaaaaaaaaaaaaaaaaaaaaaaaaaaaaaaaaaaaaaaaaaaggctgtgGATTGCCTGTTTAGTATGCACATTCTcgtatatattccttaaagttttaataatttttaactttttcaagttcaaaaagttaaaacattttaaacgtattttgtttatttaaaatcatacaacaaatagccgagtcaaactcaaaacgagcaaaaattaacacgagtagggctgacaatccccatgccttctcaaaaccaaaacataacttacactttactgaaaaacaaaatagatttaaaacgtttcactttatttttacttgtttaaaatatttttattaaacataagaAGGGGGAAGTCATCCCCCTTGTACTACAAATACAGCACGAGTGTCTGGTGCTCTTTTTAggagtaacaagagattgggaatccagtcaaaatttcgagacagccagtttgttcagcatagtagtaCGGTCCAACAACtttgtctttagggatattagcCATGTCATCCCCCAACAATTATGCAATtcgcccattatgctttaaaactaaatattgctttaaaaaaaatcaaaaggtattgtgtttatggttgccaataagacaccttaGCAATATATCAAGAACAATCGGGggtattaagtagaaactttttgggatactactattactacttccgctcttacaatttgaataaacaaaagagTGTAAATATAtcgaggttgtcaaagagcataggtagaatcttttgggaatgatattaaggtttatttttcaaatcatacatACAAATAGTAACCCATACGATGGATTattatagaagaaaactgaaaaaaaaatacaatattatttttccatgaaaaagactatgtcaataaaaaatgaacagaaagtaattctaaaaactttttccacaagacaagtttttcaaagaaaagtaaagtacCCCAAGTCAAGAATGAGTAGAAGTAAAGTCAAAAtaatctgaaaacaaaatacgtttaaaatgttttcacctttcttactttcataaatgaaaaatatcaaaaccttatggaagaaatgtcagtatatgtcaattgaGCAAACAATCCAccgtcatttgttttttgttttttcagtaaagcgcaaattatgttctgctcttgagaaggcataggagTTATCATTCCTAAtcatgctaatttttgctcgttttgaatttgactcgaccatttatttttatgctgttcgttttgagtttcattaatttattgatagtgatttgtgatagtcttacgcttggaagattatttgtaTTAATCTTTGCTCATTCTCGGCTTAATGGaacattttacttttctttgaaaaacctgtctggtggaaaaagtttttagatTAATATAACATTAAAAGGCAACATAGTTTGAAAATCCATCCTCTCAGCCAAATCAAGCTTATTCATAATATGTTAATGTAagattttcttatttcaataattatttttccttcCTTATTCAAAAGCAATACTTCAATtatttgcaatattttcttatacttacaattatttttaattatattatatttttaattataatattttaataatatattttaattatacttacaattattatttcaatttaCTTACAAAATAAGAGGAAATCACGCCAAAATTCAACTTATCATACCTTCTGCTTAACTGGTTGTTcacaaaaactaagaaaaatcatttatttttgtatatgtatttttgttacttttgtacgAGCCGGGCACAAATTTCAGGGGCGGAGGTTCAAACTGGATACTACTACTCTTGGATCTTGAAGGTAGATACAGCTTAAAATAAAACCTCAGTTCTTAAGCACATTTTCACAAGACAGACACCTACTAACTAACAGcagtaaaaatatactttacagcagaagtaccaaggacagtgaaaaatgaaatctgatgaTTTGAATTGGCCAAACAAAAACTTACAAAACCATAAATATGTatctttaaaaaaggaaaaattgggaattaaatttttaaagaaaaaagacccCCATTCCCCATATGCCATTGGGCAGTTTCTGGTCTTTGCAGGCGCCAAATTCCAAAAAAGGAAACGTGGGTGAAaactcagaaaaaaacaaaaaacaagctaaaTTCAAATCATCACTGTTGGTCTAAAGATAGTATCTCACATTTTGGAATTTCTGGAACAGTTAAAAATCGTTTGCTAAGCTGCATCCAAAGGGAGTATCAGCCCGGTAATGTATCTTCCATCACACTTTAATCCACCaagtggcgtaattttgtcaaaattctggggggaggggcaaatttggagctaattttcccaaat is part of the Artemia franciscana chromosome 12, ASM3288406v1, whole genome shotgun sequence genome and harbors:
- the LOC136033942 gene encoding endoplasmic reticulum resident protein 44-like isoform X2 is translated as MLAPIFDEAADKIQAQFPGRAVLGKVDCETDSSISQRFAITKYPTIKVIKNGQVSKKEYRGQRSPEAFLQFATEELRDPVKIVEDFKEFANLDSTKRYVLGYFEDKNSSHYENYRKVSSVLKDDCIFLAGYGETVRMMHPPGSDIISFRPAKARSTEDDETFMGNVESLDELTTWAKERCVPMVREITFENAEELTEEGLPFLILFHDPDDNESVKKYYEVIQNELLEDKQNVNFLTADGNTFAHPLQHLGKSKKDLPLIAIDSFRHMYLFPDYKDIFVKGKLKAFLQDLYSGKLHREFHYGPDPSSSEQPLIDGKVPETSSSRKPAKEKTTPPESTFKKLAPSKNRYTLLDKDEL